GCCCGGGGCGCACCCTCACACCGCCACTCGGGTCCGTCACGTGTCTTCCACGGTTCCGCCCATCCACAAGCCCAAGACTGAAACCGATCGAAACGCCAAACCCAGATCCCCTCGGCCCCTCGCCCTCCTCGTCGTCCATCAGCATCATCCCGCAGTTCAAAGTTGCAGCGCCGCACAAGAGAGAGAAGCCGCACCCGAAAAACAGAGGAAAAAAAcactcctctctctccctcgcAGCTCAAAAATTTCCCCTCCACTACCACTCCAAACCTAGGCTTCCCGGCGCCGCGGCCGgtcccctccctccctccccgccACTAGTAGTCTGCTGCTCGGCTTCAGGGAGCACCCACCTAGGCTTCCCGGCGCCGCGGCGCCGGTCCCCTCCCTCCCCGCCACTCCTAGTCTGCTGCCCGGCTTCGGGGAGCGCGAACCTCCGGCTTCCCGGCGCCGCGCCCCGCCGCGGCAGGTCCTCCCCTCCACGACCACTTGTAGTCTGCTGCCCGGCTTCGGCTTCGgcttcggcggcggcgctcctctCTCGTTGGCAGTGGAGTGGAGATCCACACGGGCGTTGGTTGGTTGGTTTCGTGTCCATTTTTGTTGGTAAGTGATCCTAAGCTCACTTGGGGATAGGAATAATATTCTCTTGTCCTGAGAGTTGGTTTGTCTCTCAATCGAACCATGTAGTAATTTCTGTCCACTCCATTCTTAGTTGTAGATTTGTGTGCTGCGCAGTGGTTCAGTTAGCTTATATCTGATTAAGTTCTTATTCAGTGCGTGAGGTCGTCATTGGTTTACACCATAGGATTTCTCGGTACATGCCAGTTAAATCACGGGTGCAGTTTATAATTTGTTTTAGCAGCACCTTTTGGGGTTCAACTGAATCCCCATTCCCCAACCAAGTGCCCCTTCACTGGAACAACACAGTGGCGTAGAGAGTTCCCAATAGTAGCACAGCTGGAACTTCCGTtagtttttttctctctctctaattagCAATTAGCTTGTCTGCAACAACCATAGGCCCCTAACAATTTGGTTCGTTGGTAAGGGGTGCATGAATGGGACAGAAGTTACAATGTTAGGATAGCTTAGCATACATTCGAAGTTTCCTGTTCTGGAGTTGGCTGATACCTAAATGTTTTTATGATGTTGTCATAATGAAAACCAACTCGATTGAGCTGGCACGACTCCATCCTTGCTTAGCGCTGCGATGACATCCTAGTGGAAAAAGTGTTGGCCTTGTGAGAAGCAAGGCCAGTTACTATAGTTGTATCCACTTATCTCCCAAGTATTTGTTCACTAATCTGACTTCTGCTAGCAGCTACAATCTTAAATTGATAAAGTGACTAGCCAGACACATACTGCACTCTGATTTTCAGTAATGAGAATCACGTCCTTACATGTGACAGTTAAAAAtgactaagggggtgtttggcactgctccacaaactccaccatggagcagctccacaaaaaactggagttcgtggagtacctctttaggtgctctcacaactccaccattttttctcgaactgagtgcgtggagctgaaactgtttggctaaaaaacgtggagcggagctgaaaaacgtggagcagagcagtcccaaacaccccctaataaTCATAATACTTCATTCCAATTTTCAGATATGATTATCACGCCCTTACACCTTATAGTTGGTTCTTTTGAAATCAATTTACTTTTGCAGTGCTTGTGAGATAACACTTAGAAATCCTGTGCAGTTTGCCTTCCAACACAAAAAAGATCCTGAGCAGTGATATCAACATTTCTTCATTCACATGAAATGTCACTTCTTAGTAGATTCTTCTACAAGAGGCCTCCTGATGGACTACTGGAGTTTGTTGACAGGATCTATGGTATGCATGGAGAATTTTACTATATTTATCGCCTTCTTAGATCAATGTAACTTATTTAGGACAGCTCAACTAATCGCATCTTTTTGCATTGTACAGTTTTTGATTCATGCTTCAGCACTGAAGTTTTGCCTCAGGGAATGTACCCAGTGTATTTAAATGGGATTCTTACAGAGTTGCATGAAGAGCATGTAGAATCCTCATTTCTGGCAATTAACTTCAGGGATGGAGATAAGAGAAGCCAGTTTGCTGATATACTACGTGAATACAACATTCCAGTCATTGATTACCCCCGTCATTTTGAGGGCTGCCCTGTGCTTCCTTTATCTCTTATTCAGCATTTCCTTCGTGTCTGTGAGCATTGGTTATCCAGTGGGACCAATCAGAACATTATATTACTGCATTGTGAAAGAGGGGCCTGGCCATTGTTGGCTTTTCTTTTATCTTGTCTTCTGATCTACAAGAAATTGAACAGCGCTGATCATAAAACTCTGGACATTATTTACCGTGAGGCACCTAAAGGGTTCCTACAGCTCTTTTCTGCCCTTAATCCAATGCCATCTCAGCTCCGTTACATGCAGTATGTAGCCAGAAGAAATATATCTCCACAGTGGCCTCCAATGGAAAGAGCACTCTCTTTGGATTGCCTGATTCTTCGAGCGATTCCAAGTTTTGATTCTGATAACGGATGCAGGCCATTAGTGCGCATTTTTGGGCGAAATCTTCTCGGCAAGAATGCTACCATGACCAATATGGTTTTTTCCATGCCAAAGAAGAAATCTCTTCGGCACTATCGGCAGGTAGGTGACATGCAATTGAACATAAACAATTCATTTCTTTCTGTCACTCTATTTTGAGATGACATCAGTTGGGAATGTCTTAATGCAGGAGGATTGTGATGTGATAAAAAttgacatacaatgtctagtccAGGGAGATATTGTTCTGGAGTGTGTACATCTCGATCTTGATCCAGAGAAGGAAGTCATGATGTTCCGGATAATGTTCAATACCGCTTTTATACGTTCAAATGTATTGATGCTGAATAGTGATGATGTGGATATACTCTGGGGTTCAAAAGAGCGATATCCGAGAAATTTTAGAGCAGAGGTAACTCGATGCATATACTCTTTGAAATTTCCATGGACTAAAATGGATCACTGACACAAATTTCAAAATGTAGGTGCTCTTTTGTGAAATTGGGGGCATGTCTCCCCCAAGGGCTCCAACAGCAACACTCAATGGTGATGTGAAGGGTGGTTTACCAATTGAAGCCTTTTCAGCTGTTCAAGAACTCTTCAATGGAGTTGACTGGATTGAAAGCAGCGATGATGCTGCCTATTGGTTGCTCAAAGAATTCTCAGCAAACTCACTGCAAGAGAAATTTCAAAAGCTTATACTCAATGACATGAAAGAGCTCTCGAGAATGCAAGCTAAAGTTGGTCTACAGATGCCACTGATGTCTCCActtgattctgatgaagaaaagTATTCTGTGGCTTCTGATTCTGTTTCTTCAGCTGATCATGAGAAGGTTCAGCATGGTGGAAACTCATCTGACTCAGAGAATATTGATCGTGATCATACCACTGAAGATTTTGAATCCAGTGGTATAATAACTTCTTGCATGAACCAATTTGTGCTTTGTAACTTATTGATCATGTTATTCAATCTATATGAGGTTCCCTTTAGGAGAAACATTGCTTTGTATTGCTGTGCATGGTAACATTTCCGGGTCGCATCACTATCCTCCTTTGTGTATTTGTCTTCTATTAACCATTTTGTTTAATTACTAAAGATCTGATTCTAAATTATCACAATTTTTGCAGCTACTCCGTCAATGCACAGTTCATCCCTGCCTCcccagcctcaaccacctgtgcctcCCCATATGTTACCTTCTACCCTTTCTGTTTCGCCTGTGTTGGCAACCGGGCCAAGTGAACTCCTAATAGAATCACTGCAGGAGCTACCAAGTAACATGTCTCCATCGTCACAACCCACTCCACCGCTGCCGCCTCTGCTGCCGCCGCCACAAAGCGGTACTAAATCTGGTTCATCTCTGCCGCCATCACCAAGCGAGAGTAAACATGTTCTCTCATCACAGTCAcctccaccgccaccgccacctccACCTCGGGCTAGCAGTGTAGGTCTTTCACAGCCTccgccacctccacctccaccgccaccaccaccacctcggaTTAGCAGTGTAGGTCCTACACagcctccaccaccaccgccgccgccgccaccacctcctcgaATTGGCAGTGTGTCTCCTTCACAGACTccgcccccacccccacccccaccgcCACTGCCAAATTCTGGGGCAGCAAAACAGCAAAATGTTTGTGCAgctccaccaccgccgccaccaccgccgccacctCTGGCTCCTGGAATAGCTacgccaccccctcctcctcgtcctccctCTTCTAGTAAAACACCTACAGCTGCTTCTGGCACTTCTTCAAAAGGaccacctccacctccgcctcctcctccacctgctACTTCTTCAAGAACTTCTGGCCCTTCTGTtccacccccacccccaccaccCCCAGGTGCTAATAAAAAAACTCCTCCAGCCCCACCGCCACCTCCCCTAATGACAGGAAAGAAagcacctgtgcccccacccCCACCACCTCAAGCACCAAAACCTCCTGGACCTCCAAAACCTCCTGGAGTTgtacctccaccaccaccaagctCAAAGATCTCAAATGCACCAGCACCACCTCCATTATTGGGAAGGGGACGAGGCAACACAACtggaccaagtaaaggccgTGGCATTGGTTTGGCACAGCAAAGTAACCCTCCCAAGAAGGCTTCACTGAAGCCTCTACATTGGGTGAAAGTCACAAGAGCAATGCAAGGAAGTCTCTGGGCCGATGCCCAAAAACAAGGGACTCAGGCTAGGTAGCTGCTGTGGACATAGTTTATAGCATGATTTTCTATTCAAGTGTTCATAACATGTCATCACATCGTTTTGCATCTGTTGGTTTGCTATTGAATGCTTACATTTGTCATGCCACTAGTTTATTAAATATGAAATGTGTTATTTATGAACACAAACCTTTGATTAAATGAACTGATTTTATAATGTGCTATATAATTTCTTTTATCACATATGTATTTTGATTCTGGACTTGTAGTTTCTTTTAGTTATTTAAGCTATGGAAGGTCTCTCCACTAAAGCTGTGTTCACTTTTTCACTGTTTGTCAGGGCTCCTGATATCGATTTATCTGAACTGGAGAGCTTATTCTCCACTGCAGTTGTAACCAGCACAAGTGAAAAGGGGGCAACAAGACGTGGTTCAGCTATTAACAAGCCAGAAATTGTTCACCTGGTATGAAAATTTTCTATTTCTTTGTTGTGGCATTTTCTCAAAACTCCTAAAAGTTCAATTGTTCTCCCTATCTGTGGGAAAAATGGCTTTGTTTAGGCCATGTTTGGTTCctgaaccattttgcaaaatggtcaagatccccgtcacatcgaatcttgcggcacatgcatggagcattaaatatagataaaaaaataactaattgcacagttcgcctgtaatttgcgagacaaatcttttgagcctagttactccatggttggacaacaattgtcaaaaaaaaagaaagtgctacagtagcactttgcaatttttttcaccaactaaacaaggccttaatgtagAATGCTTCAAGGTTGTTCTCCTGCTGCTACAGAAATTGATTGTTTCCTGTCACATTTATTTCATAACCTTTTCCTTTATTATTTGACTATTTGTTATGTATGTAGGAGTACTTTGAAACTCAGACTGTCATTATTCTTGACAAAACTACTGCATGCCATATCTTCTCTAATcaatttatattttttctatgtTTGTATTAGCTGAATTAAACTAGCCCATGTGAGTTTACTAGTTCCATTAACAAACACTGGTATGGAAATTCAGGATGGTTCATTAGTGTTGCACATATGGTGCAAACCTGCTGCCACTGTTGCCCTCTTTTATGTGGTTATTCCTTTTTCCTTGGCATCTTGTTACTTTGTAATTCCTCCAgtcacccaaaaaaaaaacactcaccTAATGCAGCTTTATCAATTATCATTATTCATTAATTCCCATTGTAGTATATTTATGAAATCTGATAACTGATATTACAAGAACACCTTTTGAGTTTTGAGCCAAATGTACGCATATGCTTGTCACACGTCTGATCTGAACACTAGTAAAGATATGGACGGCCAAATTCAATTATGCGACTTCATAGTTCATACATCTCAAAATGTTGACTATTTTGTGATTGAAGGGAGTGTTACACAACTGTGACCATTTATGACATTATAAACACATCTAATTTCA
This window of the Sorghum bicolor cultivar BTx623 chromosome 7, Sorghum_bicolor_NCBIv3, whole genome shotgun sequence genome carries:
- the LOC8077874 gene encoding formin-like protein 3; translated protein: MSLLSRFFYKRPPDGLLEFVDRIYVFDSCFSTEVLPQGMYPVYLNGILTELHEEHVESSFLAINFRDGDKRSQFADILREYNIPVIDYPRHFEGCPVLPLSLIQHFLRVCEHWLSSGTNQNIILLHCERGAWPLLAFLLSCLLIYKKLNSADHKTLDIIYREAPKGFLQLFSALNPMPSQLRYMQYVARRNISPQWPPMERALSLDCLILRAIPSFDSDNGCRPLVRIFGRNLLGKNATMTNMVFSMPKKKSLRHYRQEDCDVIKIDIQCLVQGDIVLECVHLDLDPEKEVMMFRIMFNTAFIRSNVLMLNSDDVDILWGSKERYPRNFRAEVLFCEIGGMSPPRAPTATLNGDVKGGLPIEAFSAVQELFNGVDWIESSDDAAYWLLKEFSANSLQEKFQKLILNDMKELSRMQAKVGLQMPLMSPLDSDEEKYSVASDSVSSADHEKVQHGGNSSDSENIDRDHTTEDFESSATPSMHSSSLPPQPQPPVPPHMLPSTLSVSPVLATGPSELLIESLQELPSNMSPSSQPTPPLPPLLPPPQSGTKSGSSLPPSPSESKHVLSSQSPPPPPPPPPRASSVGLSQPPPPPPPPPPPPPRISSVGPTQPPPPPPPPPPPPRIGSVSPSQTPPPPPPPPPLPNSGAAKQQNVCAAPPPPPPPPPPLAPGIATPPPPPRPPSSSKTPTAASGTSSKGPPPPPPPPPPATSSRTSGPSVPPPPPPPPGANKKTPPAPPPPPLMTGKKAPVPPPPPPQAPKPPGPPKPPGVVPPPPPSSKISNAPAPPPLLGRGRGNTTGPSKGRGIGLAQQSNPPKKASLKPLHWVKVTRAMQGSLWADAQKQGTQARAPDIDLSELESLFSTAVVTSTSEKGATRRGSAINKPEIVHLVDMRRANNCEIMLTKIKMPLPDMINAILALDTSVLDNDQVENLIKFCPTKEEIEMLKGYNGNKEMLGKCEQFFLELMKVPRVEAKLRVFAFRITFSTQVDELRTNLTTINDATKEVKESLKLRQIMQTILTLGNALNQGTARGSAVGFRLDSLLKLSDTRARNNKMTLMHYLCKLLAEKMPELLDFDKDLVYLEAASKIQLKLLAEEMQAINKGLEKVEQELAASESDGAISVGFRKALKSFLDAAEAEVRSLISLYAEVGRNADSLAQYFGEDPARCPFEQVTSILVIFVNMFKKSRDENARNAEAEKKKLEKEKEKASVSAK